The Candidatus Mycolicibacterium alkanivorans genome contains a region encoding:
- a CDS encoding HAD-IC family P-type ATPase: MNADAVHDERAAPITTGVIAEVLPEDKHHLVKQLQDAGHTVGMTGDGVNDAPALRQADVGIAVVGGTDVAKSAAGVVLTREGLADIVGLVQESRRIHQRSLTYAINVSVKKLEVPILLTVGVFAWGQFVFTPLLMALLLLGNDVVSMAITTDRADYARRPDRWAVRNIIAGASVIAAPLLTASIGLLWFTRDVWQGLDLDRLRTLSYLTLLASSQATIYLVRTRGHAWTSRPSTPLIAATAANLAIALTLALTGTLMAPLPAAVALLALGTLLAAALIADLIKIPTFKALALHRL, from the coding sequence GTGAATGCCGACGCGGTCCACGACGAACGTGCCGCCCCGATCACCACCGGTGTCATCGCCGAGGTTCTCCCCGAAGACAAGCACCATCTCGTCAAACAGCTGCAGGACGCCGGGCACACGGTGGGCATGACCGGCGATGGCGTCAACGACGCGCCCGCGCTGCGCCAAGCCGACGTCGGCATCGCGGTTGTGGGGGGCACCGACGTCGCCAAGTCCGCCGCCGGGGTCGTGCTGACCCGCGAGGGACTCGCCGACATCGTAGGCCTGGTCCAGGAGAGCCGCCGCATCCATCAGCGTTCGCTGACCTACGCCATCAACGTGAGTGTCAAGAAACTCGAAGTGCCGATCCTGCTCACCGTCGGGGTGTTCGCCTGGGGTCAGTTCGTGTTCACCCCGCTGCTGATGGCGCTGCTGCTGCTCGGCAACGACGTGGTCAGCATGGCCATCACCACCGACCGCGCCGACTACGCCCGCCGACCCGACCGGTGGGCCGTACGCAACATCATCGCCGGGGCGAGTGTCATCGCGGCCCCGCTGCTCACAGCCTCGATCGGGTTGCTGTGGTTCACCCGCGACGTCTGGCAGGGACTAGACCTCGACCGGCTGCGCACCCTGAGTTACCTCACCCTGCTCGCCAGCAGCCAGGCCACCATCTACCTCGTCCGCACCCGCGGCCACGCCTGGACCAGCCGCCCCAGCACACCCCTGATCGCCGCGACCGCCGCTAACCTCGCCATTGCGCTGACCCTCGCGCTCACCGGAACGCTCATGGCCCCGCTACCGGCCGCCGTCGCGCTCCTCGCGCTCGGGACGCTGCTCGCCGCCGCCCTCATTGCCGATCTCATCAAGATCCCGACCTTCAAAGCCCTTGCACTGCACCGCCTCTAG
- a CDS encoding NCS2 family permease, producing the protein MNRLDRFFEVTARGSSVGAEIRGGVVTFIAMAYIIVLNPIILSGAADVAGNRLQFAQVSATTSLAAGVMTILFGLFARLPFAFSAGLGINSFLATTVVGTLTWPEAMGLVVVNGLIIVALAVTGLRRLVFDAVPMQLKLAITAGIGLFILFIGLVDSGFIESTGLPSPPVGLGGGGHGSINTVPTLVFISTLLVTGILVVRKVRGGILIGVVIGTLVAMGIEAIWHLGSAVKNPGGWSLSVPTLSGAPFALPDLSLVGAFSFESVSRIGILAATMLVFTLVFANFFDAMGTFTGLSREAGVADEQGSFPRLRAALIVEGAGAVVGGATSASSNTVFIESGAGIEEGARTGLANLVTGGLFLVAMFVSPLASIVPTEVAAAALVIVGTMMFSQLRHVDVSEFSVALPVVLTVAVMPFSYSIANGIGVGFVTWVVVRSAAGKAREISPLLWIVATGFVVYFARDWVQSLIGTQ; encoded by the coding sequence GTGAATCGTCTGGACCGCTTTTTCGAGGTAACGGCCCGCGGGTCGTCGGTGGGCGCCGAGATCCGCGGCGGAGTGGTCACGTTCATCGCGATGGCCTACATCATCGTGCTGAACCCGATCATCCTGTCCGGTGCGGCAGACGTCGCCGGCAACAGGCTTCAGTTCGCCCAGGTGTCGGCGACCACCTCGCTGGCGGCCGGTGTCATGACGATCCTGTTCGGTCTGTTCGCGCGACTGCCGTTCGCCTTCTCCGCCGGACTCGGCATCAACTCGTTCCTGGCCACCACCGTCGTGGGCACCCTCACCTGGCCGGAGGCGATGGGCCTGGTGGTGGTCAACGGCCTCATCATCGTCGCCCTGGCCGTCACCGGACTGCGCAGGCTGGTGTTCGACGCGGTCCCGATGCAACTCAAGCTCGCGATCACCGCTGGCATCGGGCTGTTCATCTTGTTCATAGGACTGGTCGACTCCGGGTTCATCGAATCCACCGGGCTGCCGTCACCGCCGGTCGGGCTGGGCGGCGGCGGTCACGGGTCGATCAACACCGTGCCGACGCTGGTGTTCATTTCCACCCTGCTGGTCACCGGGATCCTCGTGGTGCGAAAGGTTCGCGGCGGCATCCTCATCGGCGTGGTGATCGGCACGCTCGTCGCGATGGGCATTGAGGCGATCTGGCATCTCGGGTCGGCGGTGAAGAACCCCGGCGGATGGTCGCTGTCGGTACCGACGCTGTCGGGGGCACCGTTCGCCCTTCCCGATCTCTCGCTCGTCGGCGCTTTCAGCTTCGAAAGTGTCAGCCGCATAGGCATTCTCGCCGCCACCATGCTGGTATTCACCCTGGTGTTCGCCAACTTCTTCGACGCGATGGGCACCTTCACCGGGCTGTCTCGCGAGGCCGGTGTCGCCGACGAGCAAGGCAGTTTCCCGCGGCTGCGCGCGGCCCTGATCGTCGAGGGCGCCGGCGCCGTCGTCGGCGGCGCCACCTCGGCGTCGTCGAACACCGTGTTCATCGAATCGGGCGCCGGCATCGAGGAAGGTGCGCGCACCGGCCTGGCCAACCTGGTGACCGGCGGGCTGTTCCTGGTCGCAATGTTCGTCTCGCCGCTGGCCTCGATCGTGCCCACCGAGGTCGCCGCCGCCGCGCTGGTGATCGTGGGCACGATGATGTTCTCCCAACTGCGTCACGTCGACGTCTCGGAGTTCTCCGTGGCGCTGCCGGTCGTGTTGACCGTCGCGGTGATGCCGTTCAGCTATTCGATCGCCAACGGAATCGGAGTCGGCTTCGTCACCTGGGTGGTGGTCCGTTCGGCGGCCGGAAAAGCGCGGGAGATCAGTCCACTGCTGTGGATCGTGGCGACCGGCTTCGTCGTGTACTTCGCCCGCGACTGGGTCCAGTCACTGATCGGGACGCAATAG
- a CDS encoding aldehyde dehydrogenase family protein translates to MRDYLKFYIDGQWLDPVELRTLDVDNPTTEQVGGKIAIGSSADVDKAVKAARKAFGSWSVSTKEDRLDLLQAILDHYQKRGKDLADAVHEEMGAPPSLAAGPQVMMGLGHLGTAIDVLKNYSFEEQRGETMVVKEPIGVCGLITPWNWPINQIACKVFPALAAGCTMVLKPSEVAPFSGQIFTEILDDAGLPAGVYNMVFGDGPGVGVALSSHPGIDMVSFTGSTRAGIEVARNAAPTVKRVSQELGGKSPNIVLDDQAFGQSVAAGVAAMMMNSGQSCNAPSRMLVPNTRMDEAVAVAKATAEAVKVGDLSDGSAIGPVASQMQFDKVQGLIQKGIDEGATVVAGGPGRPDGLDTGYYVRPTVFAGVNNDMTIAREEIFGPVLCILGYDDLDQAVEIGNDTDYGLYGYVSGADLDQARALARRIRAGAVTINHAFDIKAPFGGYKTSGNGREWGEEGFDDFLETKAILGYAPAGSGE, encoded by the coding sequence ATGCGTGATTATCTAAAGTTCTACATCGATGGACAATGGCTCGATCCGGTCGAGCTGCGGACGCTCGACGTCGACAACCCGACCACCGAACAGGTCGGCGGAAAGATTGCGATCGGCTCGAGCGCCGACGTGGACAAGGCCGTCAAGGCCGCCCGCAAGGCATTCGGCAGCTGGTCGGTGAGCACCAAGGAAGACCGCCTCGACCTGCTGCAGGCGATCCTCGATCACTATCAGAAGCGCGGCAAGGACCTCGCCGACGCGGTCCACGAGGAGATGGGCGCCCCACCGTCACTGGCCGCCGGGCCGCAGGTGATGATGGGCCTCGGTCACCTGGGCACCGCCATCGACGTGCTGAAGAACTACAGCTTCGAAGAGCAGCGCGGCGAGACCATGGTGGTCAAGGAACCGATCGGGGTGTGCGGGCTGATCACGCCGTGGAACTGGCCGATCAACCAGATCGCGTGCAAGGTGTTCCCGGCGCTGGCCGCCGGCTGCACGATGGTGCTCAAGCCGTCGGAGGTTGCCCCGTTCTCCGGGCAGATCTTCACCGAGATCCTCGACGACGCCGGACTGCCCGCGGGCGTCTACAACATGGTCTTCGGCGACGGGCCCGGCGTCGGTGTCGCACTGTCGAGCCACCCCGGCATCGACATGGTCTCCTTCACCGGGTCGACCCGGGCCGGTATCGAGGTGGCCCGCAACGCCGCCCCGACCGTCAAGCGCGTCAGCCAGGAACTCGGCGGCAAGAGCCCGAACATCGTGCTCGACGACCAGGCCTTCGGACAGAGCGTGGCGGCCGGTGTCGCGGCGATGATGATGAACTCCGGGCAGAGCTGTAACGCACCGTCGCGCATGCTCGTTCCGAACACCCGGATGGACGAGGCCGTCGCCGTGGCCAAGGCCACCGCAGAAGCCGTCAAGGTCGGCGACCTGTCCGATGGCTCGGCGATCGGGCCGGTTGCCTCGCAGATGCAGTTCGACAAGGTGCAGGGCCTGATCCAGAAGGGCATCGACGAGGGAGCGACGGTGGTAGCCGGCGGACCGGGCCGTCCCGACGGTCTCGACACCGGCTACTACGTGCGCCCGACGGTGTTCGCCGGTGTGAACAACGACATGACCATCGCCCGTGAGGAGATCTTCGGCCCGGTGCTATGCATCCTGGGTTACGACGACCTGGATCAGGCCGTCGAGATCGGCAATGACACCGACTACGGTCTGTACGGCTACGTCTCCGGAGCCGACCTGGACCAGGCGCGGGCGCTGGCCCGCCGGATCCGGGCCGGTGCGGTCACCATCAATCACGCGTTCGACATCAAGGCGCCGTTCGGCGGTTACAAGACCAGCGGCAACGGTCGCGAGTGGGGCGAAGAGGGCTTCGACGACTTCCTGGAGACCAAGGCCATCCTGGGCTACGCGCCGGCCGGTTCGGGGGAGTAG
- a CDS encoding glycoside hydrolase family 16 protein: MRIDRGHRSIHPWPSWRCRTLPEPVAGRPPTPSTPPAASNQGHRDLRLRHAHRADQAAGRGLAPAFWLVGADENTSPWPGAGEIDVVELASDPTTTYSSIHGPISGVGDYLQLQLVNHGAGVTADFHNYWVSHAENSITFGVDNTVLATFTPESLPPTAQWVFNKSFYAVMSVAVGRSAGQHDAVVRGHARLGAVAARLRR, translated from the coding sequence GTGCGGATCGACCGTGGCCACCGGTCGATTCACCCTTGGCCTTCTTGGCGCTGTCGGACTTTGCCGGAGCCTGTTGCCGGTCGGCCGCCGACACCGAGTACACCTCCGGCCGCCTCGAACCAAGGGCACCGCGACCTTCGGTTACGGCACGCTCATCGCGCGGATCAAGCTGCCGGCCGGGGCCTGGCGCCCGCGTTCTGGCTGGTGGGAGCCGACGAGAACACCAGTCCCTGGCCTGGCGCAGGAGAAATCGACGTCGTGGAACTCGCCTCGGATCCGACGACGACATACTCATCGATCCATGGACCCATCTCAGGGGTCGGCGACTACCTGCAGCTCCAGCTCGTCAATCACGGCGCTGGTGTGACCGCCGACTTCCACAACTACTGGGTGAGTCACGCCGAGAACTCGATCACGTTCGGCGTCGACAACACCGTCTTGGCAACGTTCACCCCCGAGTCGCTTCCGCCCACCGCCCAGTGGGTGTTCAACAAATCGTTCTACGCGGTCATGAGTGTGGCCGTGGGCCGGTCCGCCGGACAGCACGACGCCGTCGTCCGCGGCCATGCTCGACTGGGTGCAGTGGCTGCCCGACTGAGGCGCTAG
- a CDS encoding HAD-IC family P-type ATPase has protein sequence MVDGDVVHIRVGDLAPADLRVISGSVLVDQSSLSGESVAVDRGSGETVYAGSTIVRGEATGTVGATGTRTFFGRTAELVRSSGSTDHLGGVVLRMVRVFIVIDLLLAVAATTYLAVRGAGAADIASFAVVLLLASVPVALPAAFALAGALGAQYLAGRGILTARLSSVTAAAEMDVLCVDKTGTITRNRLAVAAITARPGMSEAEVLRLAGGASDEATQDPIDLAILRAAAERGVHADHRAGFTPFDPATKRSEATLHSGTQTVREAKGAPQVIAALAGQPPIPTSPTWPPTVPGWWLWRSPKRATLGTRSACSRWPTSRARTPPPCSLPWQNSA, from the coding sequence CTGGTCGATGGCGATGTGGTCCATATCCGGGTCGGCGACCTCGCTCCGGCTGACCTCCGGGTGATTTCGGGCAGTGTCCTGGTGGATCAGTCGAGCCTGAGCGGGGAATCGGTGGCTGTTGATCGCGGCAGCGGTGAGACGGTGTATGCCGGGTCGACCATCGTGCGGGGTGAGGCGACCGGGACAGTCGGCGCGACGGGAACTCGGACGTTTTTCGGTCGTACCGCCGAGCTCGTCCGCTCCTCCGGCTCCACCGATCACTTGGGCGGCGTGGTGTTACGCATGGTGCGGGTGTTCATCGTCATTGATCTGCTGCTCGCTGTTGCAGCGACCACGTATTTGGCGGTGCGCGGCGCCGGCGCAGCCGACATCGCCTCGTTCGCGGTGGTGTTGCTGCTGGCCTCGGTGCCGGTGGCGCTGCCGGCCGCGTTTGCCCTGGCCGGGGCGCTGGGCGCCCAGTACCTGGCCGGACGCGGAATCCTGACCGCGCGCCTGTCAAGTGTGACTGCTGCCGCCGAAATGGACGTGCTGTGTGTGGACAAGACCGGCACGATCACCCGTAACCGGCTGGCCGTCGCGGCAATCACCGCCCGGCCGGGTATGTCCGAGGCAGAGGTGTTGCGTTTGGCTGGGGGCGCCTCCGACGAGGCCACCCAGGACCCGATCGACCTGGCCATCCTGCGTGCCGCAGCCGAACGCGGCGTGCACGCCGACCACCGCGCCGGGTTCACGCCGTTCGATCCCGCCACCAAACGTTCCGAAGCCACCCTGCACTCCGGCACCCAGACCGTGCGGGAGGCCAAAGGGGCACCGCAGGTCATCGCCGCGCTGGCCGGACAGCCCCCGATCCCGACGTCGCCCACCTGGCCGCCGACGGTGCCCGGGTGGTGGCTGTGGCGCTCGCCGAAGCGGGCGACGCTTGGCACCAGGTCGGCCTGCTCGCGCTGGCCGACCAGCCGCGCCCGGACGCCGCCGCCATGCTCGCTTCCCTGGCAGAACTCGGCGTGA
- the ctaD gene encoding aa3-type cytochrome oxidase subunit I, whose amino-acid sequence MTAVVPSRGELEATRPFAARTGPKGNLVYKLITTTDHKLIGIMYVVACFVFFFVGGLMALFIRAELAVPGLQLLSNEQYNQLFTMHGTAMLLFYATPVVFGFANLVLPLQIGAPDVAFPRLNALSFWLFVCGALIALGGFITPGGAADFGWTAYTPLSDAMHSPGAGGDLWILGVAVGGLGTILGAVNMITTVVCMRCPGMTMFRMPIFTWNIFVTSIMVLLIFPLLTAALFGLAADRRLGAHIYDPANGGMTLYQHLFWFFGHPEVYVIALPFFGIVSEIFPVFSRKPIFGYTTLVFATIAIAALSMGVWGHHMYVTGAVLLPFFSFMTFMIAVPTGIKFFNWIGTMWKGQLTFETPMLFSIGFLVTFLLGGLSGVLLASSPLDFHVSDTYFVVAHFHYVLFGTIVFATYAGVYFWFPKMTGRLLDERLGKLHFWLTLIGFHTTFLVQHWLGDAGMPRRYADYLPTDGFTTLNIISTVGAFILGVSVIPFIWNVFKSWRYGEVVTVDDPWGYGNSLEWATSCPPPRHNFTELPPIRSERPAFELHYPHMVERMRAEAHVGRSHGRSGGDVIPPGDQNIRT is encoded by the coding sequence TTGACAGCCGTAGTCCCGTCCCGGGGAGAACTCGAAGCGACGCGTCCGTTCGCGGCCCGAACAGGCCCGAAGGGCAATCTCGTCTACAAGCTGATCACGACGACTGACCACAAGTTGATCGGGATCATGTACGTGGTTGCCTGCTTTGTCTTCTTCTTCGTCGGCGGGCTGATGGCGTTGTTCATCCGGGCCGAATTGGCGGTCCCGGGTCTGCAGTTATTGTCCAACGAGCAGTACAACCAGCTGTTCACCATGCACGGCACGGCGATGCTGCTGTTCTATGCCACCCCGGTGGTGTTCGGGTTCGCCAACCTGGTGTTGCCGCTGCAGATCGGCGCCCCCGATGTGGCGTTCCCCCGGTTGAACGCCCTGTCGTTCTGGCTGTTCGTCTGCGGCGCGTTGATCGCGTTGGGCGGATTCATCACCCCCGGTGGTGCGGCCGACTTCGGCTGGACGGCCTACACCCCGCTGTCCGACGCGATGCACAGCCCGGGCGCCGGGGGTGATCTGTGGATTCTGGGTGTGGCTGTGGGTGGCTTGGGCACCATCCTGGGTGCGGTGAACATGATCACCACTGTGGTGTGCATGCGCTGCCCGGGTATGACGATGTTCCGGATGCCGATCTTCACCTGGAACATCTTCGTCACCTCGATAATGGTGCTGCTCATCTTCCCGTTATTGACCGCGGCGTTGTTCGGCTTGGCCGCCGATCGTCGCCTCGGGGCGCACATCTACGACCCGGCCAACGGCGGGATGACCCTATACCAACACCTGTTCTGGTTCTTCGGGCACCCCGAGGTGTACGTCATTGCGCTGCCGTTCTTCGGCATCGTCTCGGAGATCTTCCCGGTGTTCAGCCGCAAGCCGATCTTCGGCTACACCACCCTCGTCTTCGCCACGATCGCCATCGCCGCCCTGTCCATGGGCGTGTGGGGCCACCACATGTACGTCACCGGAGCCGTTCTGCTGCCGTTCTTCTCGTTCATGACGTTTATGATCGCGGTGCCCACGGGCATCAAATTCTTCAACTGGATCGGCACGATGTGGAAGGGGCAGTTGACGTTCGAGACCCCGATGCTGTTCTCGATCGGCTTCCTGGTGACGTTCCTGCTCGGCGGCCTGTCTGGCGTGTTGCTGGCCAGTTCGCCGCTGGACTTCCACGTCAGCGACACCTATTTCGTGGTGGCGCACTTCCACTACGTCCTGTTCGGCACGATCGTGTTCGCCACCTATGCGGGCGTCTACTTCTGGTTTCCGAAGATGACCGGCCGACTGCTCGACGAGCGGTTGGGCAAGCTGCACTTCTGGCTGACCCTGATCGGGTTCCACACCACGTTCCTGGTGCAGCACTGGCTCGGCGACGCCGGCATGCCCCGTCGTTATGCTGACTATCTTCCCACCGACGGGTTCACCACCTTGAACATCATCTCGACCGTCGGGGCGTTCATCTTGGGCGTGTCCGTGATTCCGTTCATCTGGAACGTGTTCAAGAGCTGGCGCTACGGCGAAGTCGTGACGGTGGACGACCCGTGGGGCTACGGCAACTCGCTGGAATGGGCCACGTCCTGCCCGCCGCCGCGGCACAACTTCACCGAACTGCCACCGATCCGTTCGGAGCGGCCGGCTTTCGAACTGCACTACCCGCACATGGTCGAGCGGATGCGGGCCGAAGCCCACGTCGGCCGCTCGCACGGTCGGTCCGGCGGCGACGTGATCCCGCCCGGCGACCAGAACATCCGCACCTAA
- a CDS encoding MBL fold metallo-hydrolase, which yields MKFNQYYLDCLSHASYLIGDETTGRAVVVDPQRDVSEYVADAKELGMTIDLVIETHFHADFLSGHLELAKATGARIVYSSVAKPEFDYLPVEDGERYCLGEVQLEFRHTPGHTPESLSIVLYEHAGDTVPYGVLTGDTLFIGDVGRPDLLASIGFTREELADKLYDSLHGKLMTLPDTTRVYPAHGAGSACGKNLSTDLWSTMGEQRKTNYALRAPDKATFMELVTEGQPPAPGYFVYDAILNRKDRDLLDEAEMPQPMTYDEVRAAMESGAMLVDGRSPEEFALGYLRGAVNIGLEGRYAEFAGSVVKPDVDIILMTEPGLELEGKNRLARIGFDRVVGYLAEPYQVMFTHRDDVEVASRLTSNALGERMADVPELQIVDVRNPGEAAAGMIAGAVNIPIGQLPDRIDELDRRRPTVVYCAGGYRSSIAASLLRRRGFADVSDVLGGYGAWEDAIQNA from the coding sequence ATGAAGTTCAACCAGTACTACCTGGATTGTCTGTCGCATGCGTCGTACTTGATCGGTGATGAGACCACCGGCCGCGCCGTTGTGGTCGACCCGCAGCGCGATGTGTCCGAGTACGTCGCCGACGCGAAGGAACTCGGGATGACGATTGACCTTGTCATCGAGACGCATTTTCATGCCGACTTCTTGTCTGGGCACTTGGAGTTGGCGAAGGCGACCGGCGCCAGGATCGTCTACTCGTCGGTGGCCAAGCCGGAGTTCGACTACTTGCCGGTTGAGGACGGCGAGCGTTACTGCCTGGGCGAGGTGCAGTTGGAGTTCCGGCACACTCCGGGTCACACTCCCGAGTCGCTGAGCATCGTGCTCTATGAGCATGCCGGTGACACCGTTCCCTACGGCGTGTTGACCGGTGACACCTTGTTCATCGGTGATGTGGGCCGGCCGGATCTGTTGGCCTCGATCGGTTTCACCCGTGAGGAGTTGGCCGACAAGCTCTACGACTCGTTGCACGGCAAGCTGATGACCCTGCCCGATACCACCCGGGTCTACCCGGCGCACGGCGCCGGCTCGGCCTGCGGCAAGAACCTGTCGACCGATCTGTGGTCGACGATGGGTGAACAGCGCAAGACCAACTACGCGCTGCGGGCCCCGGACAAGGCGACCTTCATGGAGTTGGTCACCGAGGGTCAGCCGCCGGCCCCCGGCTACTTCGTCTACGACGCGATCCTCAACCGCAAGGACCGCGACCTGCTCGATGAGGCCGAGATGCCGCAGCCGATGACCTACGACGAGGTGCGTGCGGCCATGGAGTCCGGGGCGATGCTGGTCGACGGCCGCAGCCCCGAGGAGTTCGCGCTGGGTTACCTGCGTGGCGCGGTCAATATCGGACTGGAGGGTCGTTACGCCGAGTTCGCCGGATCGGTGGTCAAGCCCGATGTGGACATCATCTTGATGACCGAGCCGGGTCTGGAGTTGGAGGGCAAGAACCGGTTGGCGCGAATCGGTTTCGACCGGGTCGTCGGCTACCTGGCCGAGCCGTACCAGGTGATGTTCACCCACCGCGACGACGTCGAGGTCGCCTCGCGACTGACCAGCAACGCGTTGGGTGAGCGGATGGCCGATGTGCCCGAGCTGCAGATCGTCGATGTGCGCAACCCCGGTGAGGCGGCCGCCGGCATGATCGCGGGGGCGGTGAACATCCCGATCGGCCAGCTTCCGGACCGTATCGACGAGCTCGACCGGCGTAGGCCGACTGTCGTGTACTGCGCCGGCGGTTACCGCTCGTCGATCGCTGCGAGCCTGCTGCGCCGGCGCGGCTTCGCCGATGTCAGTGATGTCCTGGGCGGCTACGGCGCCTGGGAAGACGCCATCCAAAACGCCTGA
- the aceA gene encoding isocitrate lyase ICL2 encodes MSIIEADAEAKSAFDREVADTQRYFDSPRFEGITRLYTARQVVEQRGTIPVDYTVAREASKAFYQRLRELFAEKKSITTFGPYSPGQAVTMKRMGIEGIYLGGWATSAKGSTTEDPGPDLASYPLSQVPDEAAGLVRGLLTADRNQQYLRLQMTEEQRAATPAVDYRPFIIADADTGHGGDPHVRNLIRRFVEAGVSGYHIEDQRPGTKKCGHQGGKVLVPSDEQIKRLNTARFQLDIMRVPGIIVARTDAEAANLVESRSDERDQPFLLGATNLKIPPYKSCFLAMVRRFYESGVPELNGHLLYALPEGEYAVADAWLERHGVTAAITEAAAAWKDGREQFLDPLFDKVESKFVEAWQDDAGLETYGDAVAELLKFRESEGESLEMSVADWNAFAKTASLFAAREKARQLGADAAWECERAKTPEGYYQVRGGIPYAIAKSLAAAPFADLLWMETKTADLADAKQFADAIHAVYPDKMLAYNLSPSFNWDTTGMSEDEMRAFPEEIGKMGFVFNFMTYGGHQIDGVAAEEFATALRQDGMLALARLQRKMRLVESPYRTPQTLVGGPRSDAALAASSGRTATTKAMGKGSTQHQHLVQTEVPKKLLEDWLALWSEHYKLGEKLRVTLRPRRAGSDVLELDIYGADDGEKLADVVFDPIKDRHGRSILQVRDQNTHAEKLRQKRLMTVIHLWMVHRFKADAVYYVTPTEDNVYQADKMKAHGIFSDVHKDVGEILVADVNQARIAQLLEPDRAALKRLIAKKD; translated from the coding sequence ATGTCCATCATCGAAGCGGACGCAGAGGCCAAGTCGGCCTTCGACCGGGAGGTCGCCGACACCCAGCGGTACTTCGACAGTCCGCGATTCGAGGGGATCACGCGCCTCTACACCGCCCGGCAGGTCGTTGAGCAGCGCGGCACCATACCGGTCGACTACACCGTCGCACGCGAGGCATCCAAGGCCTTCTATCAGCGGCTGCGCGAGTTGTTCGCCGAGAAGAAGAGCATCACCACCTTCGGCCCCTACTCGCCGGGCCAGGCCGTGACGATGAAGCGGATGGGCATCGAGGGCATCTACCTCGGCGGCTGGGCCACCTCGGCCAAGGGTTCGACCACAGAGGATCCCGGACCCGATCTCGCCAGCTATCCGCTGAGCCAGGTGCCCGACGAGGCCGCCGGCCTGGTCCGCGGCCTGCTCACCGCCGACCGCAACCAGCAGTACCTGCGGCTGCAGATGACCGAGGAGCAGCGGGCGGCGACGCCGGCCGTCGACTACCGGCCGTTCATCATCGCCGACGCCGACACCGGTCACGGCGGAGACCCCCACGTGCGCAACCTGATCCGCCGCTTCGTCGAGGCGGGTGTCTCGGGCTACCACATCGAAGACCAGCGGCCCGGCACCAAGAAGTGCGGCCACCAGGGCGGCAAGGTCTTGGTTCCCTCCGACGAGCAGATCAAGCGACTCAACACCGCACGCTTCCAGCTCGACATCATGCGGGTGCCCGGCATCATCGTGGCCCGCACCGACGCCGAGGCGGCCAACCTCGTCGAGAGCCGCTCCGACGAGCGCGACCAGCCGTTCCTGCTCGGCGCCACGAACCTCAAGATTCCGCCCTACAAGTCGTGTTTCCTGGCCATGGTGCGCCGCTTCTACGAGTCCGGGGTCCCCGAACTCAACGGCCACCTGCTCTACGCCCTGCCGGAAGGCGAGTACGCCGTCGCCGACGCCTGGCTCGAACGGCATGGGGTCACCGCCGCGATCACTGAGGCCGCCGCGGCGTGGAAAGACGGCCGCGAGCAGTTCCTCGACCCGCTCTTCGACAAGGTGGAGTCGAAGTTCGTCGAGGCCTGGCAGGACGACGCCGGATTGGAGACCTACGGGGATGCGGTCGCCGAGCTGCTGAAGTTCCGCGAAAGCGAAGGCGAATCGCTGGAGATGAGCGTCGCGGACTGGAATGCGTTCGCCAAGACGGCGTCGCTGTTCGCCGCACGGGAGAAGGCCCGGCAGCTCGGTGCCGACGCCGCGTGGGAGTGCGAGCGGGCCAAGACCCCGGAAGGTTACTACCAGGTGCGTGGTGGCATTCCCTACGCCATCGCGAAATCCCTTGCGGCAGCTCCGTTTGCGGATCTGCTCTGGATGGAGACCAAAACCGCCGACCTGGCCGACGCGAAGCAGTTCGCTGACGCCATCCACGCCGTCTACCCGGACAAGATGCTGGCTTACAACCTGTCCCCCTCGTTCAACTGGGACACCACCGGGATGAGCGAGGACGAGATGCGGGCCTTCCCGGAGGAGATCGGGAAGATGGGCTTCGTCTTCAACTTCATGACCTACGGCGGTCACCAGATCGACGGTGTCGCCGCCGAGGAGTTCGCCACCGCACTGCGCCAGGACGGCATGCTCGCCCTGGCGCGGCTGCAACGCAAGATGCGGCTGGTCGAATCCCCTTACCGCACACCGCAAACGCTCGTCGGTGGTCCGCGTAGCGACGCCGCGCTGGCGGCGTCGTCCGGTCGCACGGCGACCACCAAGGCGATGGGCAAAGGTTCCACCCAGCATCAGCATCTGGTGCAGACCGAGGTGCCCAAGAAGCTCCTCGAGGACTGGCTGGCGCTGTGGAGCGAGCACTACAAGCTCGGCGAGAAGCTGCGGGTGACCCTGCGGCCGCGCCGCGCCGGCTCCGATGTCCTCGAGCTGGACATCTACGGCGCCGACGACGGCGAGAAACTGGCCGATGTGGTCTTCGACCCGATCAAGGACCGGCACGGTCGCAGCATCCTGCAGGTGCGCGACCAGAACACCCACGCCGAGAAGCTGCGCCAGAAGCGGCTGATGACGGTGATCCACCTGTGGATGGTGCACCGGTTCAAGGCCGACGCCGTGTACTACGTGACGCCGACCGAGGACAACGTCTATCAGGCCGACAAGATGAAGGCCCACGGCATCTTCAGCGATGTGCACAAGGACGTCGGCGAGATTCTCGTCGCCGACGTGAACCAGGCGCGGATCGCCCAGCTGCTCGAGCCCGATCGCGCGGCCCTCAAGCGGTTGATCGCCAAGAAGGACTGA